One genomic segment of Ancylobacter sp. IITR112 includes these proteins:
- the trbB gene encoding P-type conjugative transfer ATPase TrbB, which produces MAAIHDNTEGRTRSSRMLRTALGAAITRFLDDPSIIEVMLNPDGRVWVDRLSEGLADTGETLTPADGERIVRLVAHHVGVEVHPRAPRVSAELPETGERFEGLLPPVVAGPAFAIRKPAVAVFTLEDYVGAGIMTAGQAVTLREAVVSRANILVAGGTSTGKTTLTNALLAEVAKGADRVVIIEDTRELQCAAPNLVAMRTKDGVATLSDLVRSSLRLRPDRIPIGEVRGSEALDLLKAWGTGHPGGIGTIHAGTGIGALRRLEQLIQEAVVTVPRALIAETIDLVAVLSGRGSARRLAELARVEGLGPDGDYRIAPAASTIGDNT; this is translated from the coding sequence ATGGCGGCGATACATGACAATACGGAAGGGCGCACGCGCAGCTCGCGCATGCTGCGAACAGCCCTCGGCGCCGCCATCACGCGGTTCCTGGACGACCCCTCCATCATCGAAGTGATGCTGAACCCGGACGGCCGCGTCTGGGTTGATCGCCTCTCCGAAGGTCTCGCCGACACCGGCGAAACGCTCACTCCGGCCGATGGCGAACGCATCGTTCGCCTCGTCGCACACCATGTCGGCGTCGAAGTTCATCCCCGCGCTCCGCGCGTGTCGGCCGAGCTGCCGGAAACAGGGGAGCGGTTTGAAGGTTTGTTGCCGCCCGTCGTGGCTGGGCCAGCCTTCGCCATCCGCAAGCCGGCCGTCGCGGTGTTCACCCTGGAGGACTACGTAGGGGCGGGCATCATGACCGCCGGCCAGGCCGTGACGCTGCGGGAGGCCGTCGTATCCCGCGCCAACATCCTCGTCGCGGGCGGCACCAGCACCGGCAAGACCACGCTGACCAACGCGCTGCTCGCCGAAGTGGCCAAGGGCGCGGATCGCGTCGTCATCATTGAGGACACGCGCGAGCTGCAATGCGCCGCGCCCAACCTTGTCGCGATGCGGACGAAGGATGGCGTCGCCACGCTTTCCGACCTGGTCCGATCCAGCCTGCGCCTGCGCCCCGACCGCATCCCGATCGGCGAGGTGCGCGGGTCCGAGGCCCTCGATCTCCTCAAGGCCTGGGGCACCGGCCACCCCGGCGGCATCGGCACCATTCATGCCGGCACGGGCATCGGCGCGCTGCGCCGCCTAGAGCAGCTCATTCAGGAAGCCGTCGTCACCGTCCCACGCGCTCTGATCGCCGAGACGATCGACCTTGTCGCCGTCCTCTCCGGCCGCGGTTCCGCGCGCCGGCTCGCCGAACTCGCCCGTGTCGAAGGCCTCGGCCCCGACGGCGACTACCGCATCGCCCCCGCCGCCTCAACCATAGGAGACAACACATGA
- a CDS encoding TrbC/VirB2 family protein has translation MIRTLARGCHTMATAAAAVSISVLFTQAAHASGSSMPWEAPLQSILQSIEGPVAKIIAVIIIIVTGLTLAFGDTSGGFRRLIQIVFGLSIAFAASSFFLSFFSFGGGAVI, from the coding sequence ATGATCCGCACCCTCGCGCGCGGCTGCCACACGATGGCGACCGCCGCTGCCGCTGTTTCCATCAGCGTGCTTTTCACCCAGGCCGCTCACGCCTCCGGCTCCTCGATGCCGTGGGAAGCGCCGCTGCAATCCATCCTCCAATCGATCGAGGGGCCGGTGGCGAAGATCATCGCTGTGATCATCATCATCGTCACCGGTTTGACGCTGGCATTCGGCGACACCTCCGGCGGATTCCGCCGCCTGATCCAGATCGTCTTCGGCCTGTCGATCGCGTTCGCGGCGTCGAGCTTCTTCCTGTCCTTCTTCTCGTTCGGCGGCGGGGCGGTGATCTGA
- a CDS encoding alpha/beta fold hydrolase: MADPMAKSEPLVIQEQGSFAVGGTVVRTPGTYNNNNPTSEGQSFHGDHLYAFYQIPQNPKPLPIVMLHGAYQSGRSWETTPDGREGFQTIFLRRGFPVYVVDQPRRGRAGNSTVAMTVEPTPFDQLFFDQFRIGKWPNYFDNVQFDRKPETLDQFLRSVTPNTGAYDAGVISDAMAALFDKTGPGILFSHSQAGGPGWLTAIKSQNVRGIVALEPGSGFIFPEGELPAAMPSAAGTLTPEAVPLADFEKLTRIPIIIYYGDNFPTEPTAERGQDNWRVRLAMARLWVDAINKHGGDAQLVHLPEIGIRGGTHFLMSDLNNVEIADQVSKFLAEKKLD, from the coding sequence ATGGCTGATCCGATGGCAAAATCAGAGCCTCTGGTCATTCAGGAGCAAGGAAGCTTCGCGGTCGGCGGCACCGTTGTGAGGACGCCCGGCACCTACAACAACAACAACCCGACCTCCGAGGGCCAGAGTTTCCACGGGGATCATCTCTACGCCTTCTATCAAATCCCGCAGAACCCCAAGCCGCTGCCCATCGTCATGCTGCATGGCGCGTATCAATCGGGGCGCAGTTGGGAAACCACCCCGGACGGCCGAGAGGGATTTCAGACGATCTTCCTGCGTCGTGGCTTCCCCGTCTATGTCGTCGATCAGCCAAGGCGGGGGCGGGCTGGCAATAGCACCGTCGCCATGACGGTCGAGCCGACGCCGTTTGATCAGCTCTTCTTCGATCAATTCCGGATCGGCAAGTGGCCGAACTACTTCGACAACGTCCAGTTCGACCGGAAGCCGGAGACGCTTGACCAATTCCTCCGTTCGGTCACGCCGAATACCGGCGCTTACGATGCCGGCGTGATCTCGGACGCCATGGCGGCGCTGTTCGACAAGACCGGCCCCGGTATCCTGTTCTCGCATTCGCAGGCTGGCGGACCCGGCTGGCTGACGGCGATCAAGAGCCAGAATGTCAGGGGGATCGTAGCCCTCGAACCAGGCAGCGGGTTCATCTTCCCCGAAGGCGAACTGCCTGCGGCGATGCCAAGCGCTGCCGGCACGCTGACGCCGGAGGCGGTGCCGCTGGCGGATTTCGAGAAGCTCACCCGCATCCCGATCATCATTTACTACGGCGACAATTTCCCGACCGAGCCGACCGCAGAGCGCGGCCAGGACAATTGGCGAGTGCGGCTGGCGATGGCCAGGCTGTGGGTGGACGCCATCAACAAGCACGGCGGCGACGCCCAGCTCGTGCATCTGCCGGAGATCGGTATCCGTGGCGGCACGCACTTCCTGATGTCTGACCTGAACAATGTGGAGATCGCGGATCAGGTGTCGAAGTTTTTGGCTGAGAAGAAACTGGACTGA
- a CDS encoding aldo/keto reductase, whose translation MTTDRAGHMHRRQLLAAAATLAIGSWLPPAHAQTPNAPGAAANNPSAATRRRLGPLEVYPIGLGVQWHPSGPQGVVDLYSSRTTRQDGVALIRRAVDLGVTLFDTAEVYGPLMSEELLGEALQGSLRNRAVVSTKFGFDVDPTTGERRGGLNSRPDHIRQVVEAQLRRLRTDRIDLLYQHRVDPQVPIEDVAGTLKDLIKQGKVLHYGLSEPGLQTVRRAHREHPVAVIQNEYSMLYRGPEAQVLPLCEELGIGFVPWSPLGMGFLAGRIDAASRFEKQDFRASVPRFAPDALPANMALVELVRTWAARKNATPAQLSLAWLTAQRPWIVPIPGTTNAAHLEENVAAASISFSPAELAELNAALGGISIRGARLSDAVLSATGVEAPPKQ comes from the coding sequence ATGACGACAGATCGTGCCGGCCATATGCATCGCCGCCAGCTTCTGGCCGCCGCCGCCACACTGGCTATCGGTTCGTGGCTGCCGCCTGCTCATGCTCAGACGCCCAACGCTCCGGGTGCTGCGGCAAACAATCCCTCGGCCGCGACGAGGCGACGCCTCGGGCCCTTGGAGGTCTATCCCATCGGCCTGGGGGTTCAGTGGCATCCCAGTGGCCCGCAAGGGGTCGTCGACCTGTACTCGAGCCGCACCACCCGACAAGACGGCGTCGCGCTCATTCGCCGTGCGGTGGATCTGGGTGTCACGCTGTTCGACACCGCAGAGGTCTATGGTCCTCTCATGTCGGAGGAACTGCTGGGCGAAGCGCTGCAAGGCAGCCTGCGCAATCGCGCCGTGGTGTCCACCAAGTTCGGCTTCGATGTCGATCCCACGACAGGTGAGCGACGCGGTGGCCTGAACAGTCGCCCCGATCATATCCGGCAGGTTGTCGAGGCCCAGTTGCGGCGTCTGCGCACCGACCGCATCGACCTGCTGTATCAGCATCGCGTCGATCCTCAGGTGCCGATCGAGGACGTGGCCGGCACGCTCAAGGATCTGATTAAGCAAGGCAAGGTGCTTCATTATGGCTTGTCCGAGCCGGGCTTGCAGACGGTCCGTCGTGCCCATCGGGAGCACCCTGTCGCGGTGATCCAGAACGAATACTCGATGCTGTATCGCGGCCCCGAAGCCCAGGTCTTGCCGCTGTGCGAGGAGTTGGGAATCGGCTTCGTGCCATGGAGCCCGCTCGGCATGGGTTTCCTCGCTGGCAGGATCGACGCCGCGAGCCGGTTCGAAAAGCAGGACTTCCGCGCCAGTGTTCCGCGCTTCGCACCCGATGCGTTGCCAGCCAACATGGCACTCGTGGAACTGGTCAGGACCTGGGCGGCGCGCAAGAACGCCACGCCGGCTCAGCTTTCACTGGCGTGGCTGACGGCACAGAGGCCCTGGATCGTGCCCATACCCGGCACCACCAACGCAGCCCATCTGGAAGAGAACGTCGCCGCGGCTTCGATTTCCTTCAGCCCCGCCGAGTTGGCGGAGTTGAACGCAGCACTCGGGGGCATTTCCATCCGAGGCGCTCGCCTTTCGGATGCCGTTCTGTCGGCAACGGGCGTGGAAGCACCGCCGAAGCAGTGA
- a CDS encoding VirB3 family type IV secretion system protein, translated as MTAGLEQLAEVPGFTVPVHRALTEHIMLGGAPRSIAIMNGTLAGAVGLGLRLWLVGLAIWAIGHFAAVWAAKRDPLFVEVGRRHLRIPGHLSV; from the coding sequence ATGACCGCTGGCCTCGAACAGCTCGCCGAGGTGCCGGGCTTCACGGTTCCGGTCCACAGGGCGCTGACTGAGCACATCATGCTCGGCGGCGCTCCGCGTTCGATCGCGATCATGAACGGCACGCTGGCCGGGGCTGTAGGCCTCGGCTTGCGCCTCTGGCTTGTCGGCCTCGCCATCTGGGCGATCGGCCACTTCGCGGCGGTCTGGGCGGCCAAGCGCGACCCGCTCTTCGTCGAGGTGGGACGCAGGCACCTGCGCATCCCCGGTCATCTGTCCGTCTGA